AATAACATAGTTTGAGTTCCAGTAGCAGTACGGGAAAAATATGGCGATCAAAATCTAGCTGCTTCGAATGGTTGACGGGAGAACTATCCGAGTGGGAAGGAGCACCTAATTGTTCACGAAGTTTGTCCACAAGTTGACGCGTGTAAAAATAACCGTTGTGTTCATATTTTTGTAAATCAATTTCTTTGAAATTATGTGGACGGCTGTAGGTGAAGTATCCTGATCGGCTAAGTGCGAAGATCTTTTTGGGTTCTTCTCCTGACGGCTTATATTTTAGTTGATTATTTTCACGGATAAACTTCCCTCCTTTATTTTCGGTATAGTAAAGCATTATATCAATGGCCGTAAGCCCCATTCCTATAATACCAATTCGTTTTTCTTGCCATTGTGGCACATCAAATAGAGGATAAGCAAAATTGTAATACTCTGTGCATGTTTTTAATTGCTTGGACAGAACTAGGTTGTCCTTCAATTCTTGATGTCCAGTGGCTAGAATTACAATATCAAAAATGTGAGTTTTTGAGTTGGTCATTGTACTGAGTTTGTATAGACTACCGGATTCTTTTTTTATACCATTGACTTCATCTTTTATAAGTTTTATATCAGCCCCAGTCGCCAATAATTCATTGACTAGTGCATAGAAAATTTCTTTTAATGATTCTCCATATAATTCACGCGTAGGGAATTCATCTGGATTTTTATTATATCTTTCATCCTGTGTAAGAGTATATTTTCTTTTACACCACTCATTGAACGTTATATTGGTTGATTTTGGAAAAAATCCACATATATTATTAGATTTATCGGGAGCGTAAGCAAGCTGGCCAACGATACGGTTTAGCATGCTGGTTTTAGGCTGCCGTGGGGAATGAGCCCAACCAGAACCAAAGTCACCATATTTATCAAATAGTGTTATATTTAGTCTTTGTTTTGGATTTTCACTTAGTACGCCTAATAGACCATTAAGAAGGTACATACTATTAGGACCACCACCGATTATTGCAATTCTAGTCATTTAATTTTCCATATTTTAGTTGAGTGTAGAAGTTATACCCATGATAAAAAGGATATGTAATGTGAATGATTTTTTAAATCTATTTCTGTTTTTAATTTGAAGGGTTATATAATTTTTCCAATTTATTTATATTCCTTTCGTTAGTTAATTCAAATAACTCCTCTAATGTTGAAACATTGTGTTCGACATTTATAAGAGATTTTTCATTGTAGATTCTTTCTGCGGTTCTTTTCATGCTATAAATAGAGCTTCTTATAAGATGATTGGCCCAGATTAAATTGTCAATACCATAATAAATAAATTCTGAATATTTTGTGTTGTAATATTTTGTTGGAACTGCAAATAGAGGTAATTTTCCTTTCCAATGTTGAGAAAATTCAAATACTTCAGTTGCAGTATTTTTCTTTGAGTGAATAAGAATAGCATCAGCACCTGCTTGCCTGTATGCTTCAGCTCTCTCCAAAGCTTCTGTCATAGGTTTACCAGAAATTAACGCCTCTACTCTAGCGACCAGAGTAAAATTACTTCCCCCTGTATCTTTGGCTGCTTTTATTTTGTTGCAAAATTCCTCAATAGGTGCTAGTTCTTGTTTTTCACCGATGAAAGAATTTATTTTGGGGAAAAGTTTATCTTCAATACACAGGGCATTAATAGAAATTTGATTGAGTTTTTTTACAAGGCGTATTACATTTAGGTAATTACCAAACCCTGAATCACCGTCGACTAATATTGGAATATCAACATTGTCTGACATTTGCTCCAATGCGCTGAGCACTTGCGTCCACGATGCTTCATTACGATCAGAAAGCCCCATTGAAGCGCTAATAGAAAGTCCCGATGCCCAAATAGCTTCAAAGCCAGCCTGTTCGACAATTTTTGCACTTAATCCATTATGTGCTTCCATAAATTGTGTTTGTATTTTGTTTTTTAATCTTTCTTGAATATTCATTATTAAGTACTCAAGAGAAATTAATTGCAAATTGGTTACCATAACCGCCCAATAACGTATTTAATTCATTCTCCATTGTCTCCTGAGTCCAAGTGATAAAACGTCGCCAATGGTATTTGGCTTGTTTCCAGACGATTTCAATCAAATTCAGCTCTGGGCTGTAGGCGGGAAGGTAGAATAAAAACAGGTTGTGTTCTCGTAACCAGCTATTTCTGATTTTTTCTTCAATCCCGTGATGGATACGCGCATTATCCAACACTAAAAATGTCAGGCGGTTGTCCCCTTGTTGGGCGAGCTGCTCTAAAAAATCAATCACGTCATCTCGCGTGATACTGCCTGACGTTGTCTGGTAAAACAGCGTGTTATCCGTGTAATTTAACGCCCCCAGAACTGACCGCCTGTCATGCTCTTGAGGCTCAGTTTCATGGGGCTTACCCCGTGGACTCCATCCATATTGCACCGGAGGAGATGCGGCAAAACCCGCCTCATCAAAATAGACCAAACGGTAATGGCCTAACTGTGCTCCAGCCTTAATTTTATTCAGCAAGGCGGATTTGTTAGCAAACTCCGTTTCGTTGCGCTTTTTTTAAGCGATAGACGGGTGCGTTTATAGGTGAGCCCCTGCTTTTTCAGGGTATTTGCCAGCGTTTCAAGCGTACAAGGCAGGGGCCCATGCTTTGCCTCAACGCACTGGGCTATCCGTGCGAGAGTTAGGGACTCTGCACAGGCAGCTTCGACCGCAGTGGCAATCATTTCAGGCGTCATAGCGAGATACCGGCCTCCAGCATGACCGCCTAATAATCCCGCTATCCCTGAATTGTGCCACATGTGAACCCAATTATAGATAACCCGGAGACTGCATCCTATTTCAGCGGTGATCTGGGACGGCTTGCTCCCTCTGGCAAGCATGAGCAAACCCGTTCCTCGCGTACGGATATCCCGGTGGGGATGATTCAAAGCGAGTTGTTGCAATGTTATTCGTTCAGGCTCAGAAAGTATTATCTTCGATTTCATAAGGACAGGCAGAAAATCAGGTTATCGTGTTATCGATTGTAACAGTAATGCAGATAGTTTATCTGATTAACTTACAACTCCTAGATTATAATCTATTTCTGTTTCACATTTAATAATTATTAACTAATATACTTCTTTCAGAAGTTTTTCTTCTAGAAATCGGATAATTAAATCAGCAATTTTTTCTTGTGATTCATTTGTCATTGCACCAATGTGTGGCGTGCCAATAAAATTATCTAAAGTGAATAATGGCGAGAATTGTCTTTCATATTCGAAAACATCACTGGCTGCGCCATAAATATCTCTATTAGCCAGTGACTGATAAAGATCTTGTTCAGAAACCACACCTCCTCTGGCAACATTGATCAAAATTGATGTTGGTTGCAAATGGCATAGGTTATTTTTATTTAGCAGATTTTTTGTCGATTCAGTGTATGGACAACAGACGACCAATATGTCGTTGAATGCCATCAAAACATTAAGATCATCAAATAAAGTGATATCTTTTTTTTTCATATCCGCTGCACGTTCTGCGGTGTAATGAGAAACTGTACAGGAAACCTGCATATCATATCCTTTGGCAATGCGTGCAATTTCTTGTCCTATACTGCCAAAACCGATCAGGCCTAGATTTTTATTTTTCAGCTCAAAACCCATCAGTAGTTTTTTATTCCAAATGTTGGATTCTATTTCTGTACTTGCTCGTTTTATATGACGAAAAAGACAATGCATTAAGCTAAAACTGAGTTCTGCTACAGCTCTAGAATTAGTACTCGGTGTGTTGTAAAAAAGTATATCTGTTTTACTTAAAGCCTGTAG
This genomic interval from Xenorhabdus doucetiae contains the following:
- a CDS encoding NAD(P)-dependent oxidoreductase → MASKLKILIVDPIHIKLKNYMERNFTITVKHPITQQELINCIKKYDILVLRSGAQINNQFLEQAKHLRAIIRAGTGIDNIDLQALSKTDILFYNTPSTNSRAVAELSFSLMHCLFRHIKRASTEIESNIWNKKLLMGFELKNKNLGLIGFGSIGQEIARIAKGYDMQVSCTVSHYTAERAADMKKKDITLFDDLNVLMAFNDILVVCCPYTESTKNLLNKNNLCHLQPTSILINVARGGVVSEQDLYQSLANRDIYGAASDVFEYERQFSPLFTLDNFIGTPHIGAMTNESQEKIADLIIRFLEEKLLKEVY
- the aepX gene encoding phosphoenolpyruvate mutase, whose product is MNIQERLKNKIQTQFMEAHNGLSAKIVEQAGFEAIWASGLSISASMGLSDRNEASWTQVLSALEQMSDNVDIPILVDGDSGFGNYLNVIRLVKKLNQISINALCIEDKLFPKINSFIGEKQELAPIEEFCNKIKAAKDTGGSNFTLVARVEALISGKPMTEALERAEAYRQAGADAILIHSKKNTATEVFEFSQHWKGKLPLFAVPTKYYNTKYSEFIYYGIDNLIWANHLIRSSIYSMKRTAERIYNEKSLINVEHNVSTLEELFELTNERNINKLEKLYNPSN
- a CDS encoding helix-turn-helix domain-containing protein gives rise to the protein MKSKIILSEPERITLQQLALNHPHRDIRTRGTGLLMLARGSKPSQITAEIGCSLRVIYNWVHMWHNSGIAGLLGGHAGGRYLAMTPEMIATAVEAACAESLTLARIAQCVEAKHGPLPCTLETLANTLKKQGLTYKRTRLSLKKSATKRSLLTNPPC
- a CDS encoding IS630 family transposase encodes the protein MLNKIKAGAQLGHYRLVYFDEAGFAASPPVQYGWSPRGKPHETEPQEHDRRSVLGALNYTDNTLFYQTTSGSITRDDVIDFLEQLAQQGDNRLTFLVLDNARIHHGIEEKIRNSWLREHNLFLFYLPAYSPELNLIEIVWKQAKYHWRRFITWTQETMENELNTLLGGYGNQFAINFS